CAACATCGAGGGTGCTCACCACTTCCTCGACAGCTGGGCCGACTGGCGGCGCGCCAAAGACGACAGGCTCCTTGTGGTCAACGTCCCGATGATGGAACGCAACGAGGACCACCTGCCGGACGCGGAGGTCGCGCGGCTGATGCGACGCGCCGCTGCGGGCGAATTCGACCAGCACTTCCGGGTGCTCGCCGAGCGCCTCGTCGCCCTGGGGGTGCCGGACACGATCCTCGTGCCCGGCTGGGAGATGAACGGCATCAGCTACACCCACCGCTGCGGCCCCGACCCGGCCGACTGGAAGACGTACTGGCGGCGCATCGTCACCGTCATGCGCTCAGTGCCCGGGCAGAACTTCAGGTTCGACTTCACACCGGACCGGGGCGTGGACGCGATTCCGTGGCCGGAATGCTATCCCGGCGACGACGTCGTCGACATCATCGGCATGGACTCCTACGACCAGCCGGAGGGCGTCACGTTCGACCAGCAGATCTCCGAGCCCTACGGCCTGCAGTACCACGTCGACTTCGCGAAGACGCACGGCAAGCCGTTCTCATACCCCGAGTGGGGTCTGTTCCGCAACGGCGACAACGCGACGTACATGCTGCGCATGCTCGCCTGGATGGACGAGCACAAGCCGCTCTACCACACGGTCACCGACTACTGCCCACACGGCGTGTGGCTGTGCTCCGCCAATCCCCGGTCGTCCGCCAT
The genomic region above belongs to Streptomyces sp. CG1 and contains:
- a CDS encoding glycoside hydrolase family 26 protein; translation: MTSERLRSLRRVTLLAAGVFAAASVVPSPVLKSGPTPNPAARHCAAGFAAPVPVGCAANGATGPSSGEARPPAFGAYLNYGPLGVKLIQGFSDWLDHAEVRVGHTYLPGDLWSNIEGAHHFLDSWADWRRAKDDRLLVVNVPMMERNEDHLPDAEVARLMRRAAAGEFDQHFRVLAERLVALGVPDTILVPGWEMNGISYTHRCGPDPADWKTYWRRIVTVMRSVPGQNFRFDFTPDRGVDAIPWPECYPGDDVVDIIGMDSYDQPEGVTFDQQISEPYGLQYHVDFAKTHGKPFSYPEWGLFRNGDNATYMLRMLAWMDEHKPLYHTVTDYCPHGVWLCSANPRSSAIYRALLSDGTMPGPPPNPTPNPPHDCPCRPPATRPSAN